The nucleotide sequence TGCGGGTCATCGGGCATGTCGGCTATTCGCCCCAGACGGCGGGCGAACACCCCGCGTGGGATCTGGGGGAGAACGCGCCGTTCGTCGAAGTGGTGCGGCGGCGCAGCGCGTTCGCGATCACGTCGCGTGCGGAGTACGTGCGCCGCTATCCGCACCTGCACGAGTTGGCGGGCGCGTCGGGGCGGCACGCGTGGGTGTTCCTGCCGCTGGTGGCGTCGGGGGAGGTCGTGGGCTCGGCGGTGCTGTCGTACAACCGGGAGCGCGATTTCGGTCCGGACGACTTCCGGTTCCTCGGGCAGATGCGTGCGCTGCTGGCCCGGGCGCTGCACCGGGCGCGGCGCTACGACGACGAGCACGCGATGTCGTCCGGGTTGCAGCGCGGGCTGCTGCCGGGGCGGCCGACGCGGATCCCGGGTCTGACGATCGCGACGCGCTACCTGCCCGCGACCGTGGGGATGCAGGTCGGCGGGGACTGGCACGACGTGATCGCGCTGCCGGAGGGCCGCGCCGGGCTGGTGATCGGCGACGTGCAGGGGCACGGGGTGGACGCGGCGGCGATCATGGGCATTCTGCGGACGGCGGTGCTGGCGTACGCGGTCGAGGGCCACGAGCCGGGCGAGGTCGTGCGGCGCACGAACGCGTTGACGGCGGGGCTGGGCACGGACTTGTTCGCGACGTGTGCGTACGCCGAGTTCGATCCCTCGTCGGGGCGCGCCCTGGTCGTCCGTGCCGGGCACCAGCACCCGGTACTGGTCGAGCGGGCGGGCGTGCGCCAGGTTGATGTTCCCGGCGGGTTGCCGCTCGGCATCGACACCGGTGCGCGTTATCCCGTCACCGAGTTGGTGTTGCGGCGCGGCGATGTGCTGGTGTTGTGCACGGACGGCCTCGTCGAGTCGCGGGGCCTCAGCCTCGACGAGGGCGTGGCGTGGATGCTGGCGACCCTGGAGGACGGCCGGGGCATGAGCCCGGACGGTCTCGCGGGGCACCTCATCGCCCGGCGTACCGGGGAACTGGGGGACGACATCGCCCTGTTGCTCGCCCGGTACGACGGTTCCGACGGCTGACCGGCGGACGGGGACCGGTCAGGCCGACAGGTCCGCGCGCAGTCGGGCCAGTGCCCGGGCCAGCAGGCGGGACACGTGCATCTGCGAGATGCCGAGCCGTTCGCCGATCTGAGACTGCGTCATGTTGCCGAAGAACCGCAGCATGATGATCTGCCGGTCGCGCGGTGGCATACGGGCCAGCAGCGGGCGCAGCGCCTCGCGGTATTCGACGCCGTCGAGGGCTTCGTCCTCCTGGCCGAGGCGGGCAATGAGCGCGTTGTCGCGGTCGTCGTCGAGGTCGTGGGCGTCGAGTGAGGCGGGCGAGTAGGCGTTCGCGGCCTCCATGCCCTCCAGGATCTCCTCGACGGACATGCCCAGGTGGTCGGCGAGTTCGACGACCGTCGGCGCGCGGTCGTGTTTGTGCGAGAACTCCTCGGTGGCCTCGGCGAGTGCGAGGCGCAGCTCCTGGAGGCGGCGGGGGACGCGGACGCTCCACGAGGTGTCGCGGAAGAACCGCTTGATCTCGCCGATGATGGTCGGCACGGCGTAGGTCGGGAACTCGACGCCGCGGTGCGGGTCGAAGCGGTCGATGGCCTTGATGAGGCCGATCGTGCCGACCTGGAGGACGTCTTCGTATTGGTCGGTGCGGCTGCGGAAGCGGTTGGCCGCGAACCGGACCAGGGGGAGGTTGAGTTCGACGAGGGTGCCGCGCACGTACGCGTGCTCGGGCGAGCCCTCCTCGACCTCGGTGAGCCGCAGCAGGAGGGTGCGGGACAGGGCGCGGGTGTCGAGGCCCGCTGTCGCGGCGGCGGTGCCGCCGGCGGAGTCGGTGGTCGCCGAGCCGGCCGGTGCCGCGGGCGTTGCGTCGGTGGTGCGAGGTGCCGGGATTCCGGCCGGGATCGCGCCCGGGGCGCCGTCGGCCGTTTCGGCCGACGGGGAACCCCCGGACGTCTCGCCGGCGCGGGCCGGAGGCACGGTAACAGTCGGGGTCGCGGGATCCACCTTGGTGACATCCGCCGCGGACGCGTCGCGAAGCAGCACGGGACAGCCCACCTCCTGATCGGAGCCGAACCTGGCCGACCGCCCGCTGGATTCCGGGCAGCCGTCGTTCGCTACCCACATACCGGCGCGGGCGGCTCCCAAACCCCTTGCGACATCACGGATTTGTCAGGTGAACCGCATCAACTCGGGCGCAGCCGCCGGGGCAACAGGTGATGAAGCGGGCAAAACCCGTGGCGGAACGGCCCGGAAAAGTTTGCAAGTTACCGACGGGTCGGGGTGATATCCCTGATGTTACCCGCGAGTTGAGCGATTCAGGCGTGCCGGGCGCGTGTTGGGGTCAGCTCTCCAGGTCGGCGATGACCCAGGTGGCGAACTCGCGCCACCGGGCGGCGGCGGCCTGGTGGTCGGGGTGCGACAGGTAGCGGGCGAGCGCGTCGGTGTCCTCGACGTCGCAGGCGATCGCGTAGTCGTACGCGATGTCGCGCACGGTGATGTTCCAGCCGCACTGCCAGCTCTTGAGCTCCGGGATGACGGGGCCGAGCGCCGCGAAGGCCTCGGCCGCCGCGACCACGCGGGGTTCGTCGCGCCCGACGCCTTCGTTGAGCTTGAACAGCACCAGGTGACGGATCATCGCTCATTCCTCGGCTTCGAACAGGAGGTCGCACATCCGGACGTAGATCGTATCCGGCCACGGAACATACTCCACCTCCTTGAGGGCGTCCTCGGTGACGTCGGATTCCAGGATGAGGGTGCCGTGGCCGAGTATTCGCCCCCCGAGCGAGCGCTGGAATTTCAGCTCGGTCACCTTGGCCAGCGACAGCATGAGCACGCGCCGGGTCAGCACGCCGGTGGTCACCATGACGCGCCGGTCGGTGACGAAGAGGTAGTCGTGCCGCCAAACGAGGACGTGCCAGGCGCCCCACAGCGTCGCGGCGACCAGGACCGGCCACAGCAGGAGGTGGACGACGACGTGTTCCGCCGGGAAGTACAGGGCCATCGCGATGACGAGGGCCGCCGCGCCGACCGCGGCGGACAGCGGGCGGATGAGCACCGACCAGTGCCTGCGGACCGCGACGAGGCATTTCTCGCCGGGGAGCAGGTAGCGCCGCACGGTCTTCGGTTTTATCGAGGGGTCGAGCATCGGCGGCGTCGGTTTCGCGGCGTGGTTTCGTGGGCTTGAGTTGGGGTTTGTCGGAATTGTCAGCCCGCAAGATCGGCGATCTCATTGCCGACCCATTTACAGGACGACGAGATCGCGGAAAACCACTGGGCGATGAGGTCGGACGCCTTGTCCGGGGTGGCGATGATCGTATAGACGACGAAGGTTATGAGCAGCACGCCGACAATCTTCTTGGCCTGCACCTGCATCGCCCCGCCTCCCCTGGGAACGCCGCCGAAAGCGCTCACCCTCATTGATACCGGTCCCCGCGGATTGCGGCGAGCGTCCACGCCGTTTCGGCGCACCTGGGCCGAGGCCATGCGATTGTTATGTCCGTTAATGCGGCGAATATCACGGAAAATACATGCGGGAATGAGCCCGGAAAACGCAAGAAGAGGGAGCGGCCCGCGGGGGATCGGTCGCTCCCTCTTCCCCAAAGGGGACCCGTCCGGCGCGACGGTGGGTCGAAAACCGTCGCAGACATCGGTCCGGAGTCCCGGGGTGCCGGCGGAGCTCCTGCCCAGCCCCGGGCACTCCCTCCAGCATGCGCCGAGGCGCGCGTCCGCGCATCCCGCGCGCTCCCCCGGACGGCGTACGGTCAGGCCGTCCCGTACAACCGGTCGCCCGCGTCGCCGAGTCCCGGGACGATGTAGCCGCGCTCGTTCAGCCGCTCGTCGACCGACGCGGTGACCACGGAGACGGGG is from Yinghuangia sp. ASG 101 and encodes:
- a CDS encoding PH domain-containing protein, with the translated sequence MLDPSIKPKTVRRYLLPGEKCLVAVRRHWSVLIRPLSAAVGAAALVIAMALYFPAEHVVVHLLLWPVLVAATLWGAWHVLVWRHDYLFVTDRRVMVTTGVLTRRVLMLSLAKVTELKFQRSLGGRILGHGTLILESDVTEDALKEVEYVPWPDTIYVRMCDLLFEAEE
- a CDS encoding RNA polymerase sigma factor SigF, producing the protein MPPARAGETSGGSPSAETADGAPGAIPAGIPAPRTTDATPAAPAGSATTDSAGGTAAATAGLDTRALSRTLLLRLTEVEEGSPEHAYVRGTLVELNLPLVRFAANRFRSRTDQYEDVLQVGTIGLIKAIDRFDPHRGVEFPTYAVPTIIGEIKRFFRDTSWSVRVPRRLQELRLALAEATEEFSHKHDRAPTVVELADHLGMSVEEILEGMEAANAYSPASLDAHDLDDDRDNALIARLGQEDEALDGVEYREALRPLLARMPPRDRQIIMLRFFGNMTQSQIGERLGISQMHVSRLLARALARLRADLSA
- a CDS encoding Dabb family protein → MIRHLVLFKLNEGVGRDEPRVVAAAEAFAALGPVIPELKSWQCGWNITVRDIAYDYAIACDVEDTDALARYLSHPDHQAAAARWREFATWVIADLES